The Alligator mississippiensis isolate rAllMis1 chromosome 8, rAllMis1, whole genome shotgun sequence genomic sequence acagtcgTCCCACAAGACCTTCAAGATCAAGCGGTTCCTGgccaagaagcagaagcagaaccGGCCCATCCCGCAGTGGATCCGCATGAAGACGGGCAACAAAATCAGGTAGGAGGTAGCAGGGCTGGTGCAGCTCTGGGGCGAGCAGCGTCCTGCATGGGGAAGCGCCGGGGGACACAGTGCCTCCCCCTGGGTGGCCTCGTCCTGCGCCCCTGTCCCTGGGAGCGCTGGCGCT encodes the following:
- the RPL39 gene encoding large ribosomal subunit protein eL39 encodes the protein MSSHKTFKIKRFLAKKQKQNRPIPQWIRMKTGNKIRYNSKRRHWRRTKLGL